The following proteins are co-located in the Microvirga ossetica genome:
- a CDS encoding ABC transporter permease, with product MIVAQSTLAQEPQATIERAEGQTTVRLSGPWTAPHAERVEAVANAISAEVETYPVVFDLSEIGRLDTLGAWTLNRTRHELSAKGKADFAGASPERSTLLEETAFREFQGDPKPRHSRAVDFLVDVGKSVAGAGKDLVGGVGFLGELVSALLRVIVHPSRFRGTAVINQLEQIAYRGVPIIVLISFLVGCIVSQQGIFQLIKFGATPFVIDLIGILVLRELGVLLTSIMVAGRSGSAFTAEIGSMKMREEIDALRVMGLDPIEVLIVPRIMALVIGLPLLTFIASIAALVGGGLTTWVYGDISPDIFLTRLRAAVSLNTFLVGIIKAPFMALVIGIIATLEGLAVEGSAESLGRHVTSSVVKAIFMVIVLDGLFAMFFAAINY from the coding sequence ATGATCGTGGCGCAGAGCACCTTGGCTCAAGAGCCGCAAGCGACAATCGAGCGAGCGGAGGGGCAGACGACGGTCCGGCTGTCGGGTCCCTGGACGGCGCCCCATGCCGAAAGGGTCGAGGCCGTTGCCAATGCGATCTCCGCGGAGGTCGAGACTTATCCCGTGGTCTTCGATCTGAGCGAGATCGGGCGGCTCGACACCCTCGGTGCCTGGACCCTCAACCGGACACGGCACGAGCTGTCGGCCAAGGGCAAGGCGGATTTCGCCGGTGCGTCGCCGGAGCGGTCGACCCTCCTGGAAGAGACGGCTTTCCGCGAGTTCCAGGGCGATCCGAAGCCGCGGCATTCCCGCGCGGTCGATTTCCTCGTCGATGTGGGCAAGAGCGTCGCCGGTGCCGGCAAGGACCTGGTCGGCGGCGTCGGCTTCCTGGGCGAGCTCGTATCCGCCCTCCTGCGGGTCATCGTCCATCCCAGCCGCTTCCGCGGCACGGCCGTGATCAACCAGCTGGAACAGATCGCCTATCGCGGCGTGCCGATCATCGTGCTGATCTCCTTCCTGGTCGGCTGCATCGTGTCGCAGCAGGGCATCTTCCAGCTGATCAAGTTCGGCGCGACGCCCTTCGTCATCGATCTCATCGGCATCCTCGTCCTGCGCGAGCTGGGCGTCCTTCTCACCTCCATCATGGTCGCCGGACGCTCCGGCTCCGCCTTCACCGCGGAAATCGGCTCCATGAAGATGCGGGAGGAGATCGACGCCCTGCGGGTCATGGGCCTCGATCCGATCGAGGTGCTGATCGTGCCGCGGATCATGGCGCTGGTGATCGGCCTGCCGCTGCTCACATTCATCGCCTCCATCGCCGCGCTCGTCGGCGGCGGGCTGACCACCTGGGTCTACGGCGACATCAGCCCGGACATCTTCCTGACGCGCCTCAGGGCCGCCGTCAGCCTGAACACCTTCCTGGTCGGGATCATCAAGGCGCCATTCATGGCGCTCGTGATCGGCATCATCGCGACCCTCGAAGGTCTCGCCGTCGAGGGGTCCGCCGAGTCCCTCGGCCGCCACGTGACCTCTTCGGTCGTGAAGGCCATCTTCATGGTTATCGTGCTCGATGGACTCTTCGCCATGTTCTTCGCAGCGATTAATTACTGA
- a CDS encoding ABC transporter ATP-binding protein: protein MLDRRQLDLTKDRDVIIRARGVEVGFGERTILKGLDLDVYRGEILGFVGGSGQGKSVLTRAILGLVPKRAGTIEVLGQNLDELSPDERRQLERQWGVLFQQGALFSALTVKQNIQVPMREYLNLSTRLLDEIAMLKIEMVGLNPDAADKLPSELSGGMIKRAALARALALDPEIVFLDEPTSGLDPIGAGEFDDLIATLQRTLGLTVFMVTHDLDSLYSVCDRIAALGEGKILAEGPIETMLGSDHPWLRSYFHGKRARAVMAGGA, encoded by the coding sequence ATGCTCGACCGCCGCCAGCTCGACCTCACCAAGGACCGCGACGTGATCATCCGCGCTCGCGGCGTCGAGGTCGGATTCGGAGAGCGGACGATCCTGAAAGGGCTCGATCTCGACGTCTATCGCGGCGAAATCCTCGGCTTCGTCGGCGGCTCCGGCCAGGGCAAGTCGGTCCTGACCCGGGCCATTCTCGGGCTCGTGCCCAAGCGGGCGGGCACCATCGAGGTGCTGGGCCAGAATTTGGACGAGCTGTCTCCCGACGAACGCCGGCAGCTCGAGAGACAGTGGGGCGTGCTGTTCCAGCAGGGCGCGCTTTTTTCCGCGCTCACGGTCAAGCAGAACATCCAGGTCCCGATGCGGGAATACCTGAACCTGTCGACTCGCCTGCTCGACGAGATCGCCATGCTCAAGATCGAGATGGTGGGGCTCAATCCGGACGCTGCGGACAAGCTTCCCTCGGAGCTTTCGGGCGGCATGATCAAGCGCGCGGCTCTGGCGCGGGCGCTCGCCCTCGACCCGGAGATTGTTTTCCTCGACGAGCCGACCTCGGGTCTCGACCCCATCGGCGCCGGCGAGTTCGACGACCTTATTGCGACGTTACAGCGGACTTTAGGACTGACCGTATTCATGGTAACCCATGACCTTGACAGCCTCTATTCGGTCTGCGACCGGATTGCGGCTTTGGGCGAGGGAAAAATTCTCGCGGAGGGTCCCATCGAGACGATGCTCGGATCGGATCATCCGTGGCTCCGCTCTTACTTTCATGGGAAACGGGCACGCGCGGTCATGGCCGGCGGCGCGTAA